A single window of Aspergillus oryzae RIB40 DNA, chromosome 8 DNA harbors:
- a CDS encoding SEC14 family lipid-binding protein (predicted protein), with protein MHSLNADEAAALATFSQLCIEQGLLKRPSELSGNDVVDGINDETALLRFLQARRMKPHDALKQFQEATAFHAEKNVHAFYNVISVDDYEDTRRLYPHWTGRRDKQGQPILMIDLAYLKNEAMTRWRQTRNIPCADASATSSPDMAQRVCVFHDSLTRFILPLCTAMNDRPDSSIPVTKSTYLVDGSALSLKQVWDMRDFAQEVSWILATCYPETISHIILCNAPSSFAMMWNIVKNFVDPRTAEKLVVLKSAEVYSTLEKCIDHVNIPKQFGGEFVFQNGMLPDLDEGIRQTLSWINSESSLPPGPLKWIEDGEDRKAIATGCVGGIERTEEIAVLRKLK; from the exons ATGCATAGCCTTAACGCGGATGAGGCAGCTGCCCTGGCCACATTCAGCCAGCTATGCATCGAACAAGGCCTCTTGAAACGACCGAGCGAATTAAGTGGAAacgatgttgtcgatggaaTCAACGATGAGACAGCGTTGCT ACGCTTCCTCCAAGCACGGAGAATGAAGCCGCACGACGCTCTCAAGCAGTTCCAGGAAGCGACTGCATTCCACGCGGAGAAAAATGTGCACGCATTCTACAATGTCATTTCAGTGGACGATTATGAAGATACGAGGCGATTG TACCCTCACTGGACCGGTCGTCGTGACAAACAAGGCCAACCCATCTTGATGATCGATTTAGCTTATCTGAAGAACGAGGCCATGACTCGATGGAGACAAACTCGCAATATACCATGTGCGGATGCATCAGCGACTTCATCTCCCGATATGGCACAGCGTGTCTGTGTTTTTCACGATAGCCTGACGCGATTTATCTTGCCGCTCTGTACAGCGATGAATGATCGGCCGGACAGTTCTATTCCAGTGACGAAGTCGACTTATCTGGTCGATGGGTCTGCGCTATCGTTGAAGCAGGTGTGGGATATGAGAGATTTTGCACAGGAAGTTAGCTGGATCTTAGCGACTTGCTATCCTGAAACGATTAGCCATATTATT CTCTGCAATGCCCCGTCCTCGTTTGCTATGATGTGGAACATTGTTAAGAACTTCGTGGATCCTCGAACAGCAGAGAAGCTGGTGGTTTTGAAATCGGCCGAGGTGTACTCCACATTGGAAAAATGCATCGATCACGTCAACATTCCCAAACAATTCGGGGGGGAATTTGTTTTCCAAAACGGCATGCTTCCTGATCTGGATGAGGGCATTCGTCAGACTCTATCTTGGATTAATTCCGAGagctctcttcctcctggacCTCTAAAGTGGAtcgaagatggggaagataGAAAAGCAATAGCGACAGGGTGTGTCGGGGGTATTGAAAGAACTGAAGAGATTGCTGTTCTTAGAAAGCTAAAGTAA
- a CDS encoding GFA family protein (predicted protein) gives MAEITPQPPTINGSCLCGTIKYHITGSPALKILCYCQNCRKSTGSLGMANSIYHRSNLTISQGHDTLRTYKDSATDSGSPVDRSFCGNCGSNLFCENKEKGPGLVIVTSGTMDLEDGQSWQPVMEFYCKDKKTWLETNLETKKFETVPAALENL, from the exons ATGGCCGAAATAACCCCACAACCACCCACAATCAACGGATCCTGTCTCTGTGGAACAATCAAATACCACATCACCGGAAGCCCAGCCCTCAAGATACTCTGCTACTGCCAAAACTGTCGGAAATCGACCGGGTCGTTGGGGATGGCCAACAGCATATATCACCGCTCG AATCTAACCATATCCCAAGGCCACGATACACTTCGCACATACAAGGATAGCGCAACTGATAGCGGCTCACCTGTTGACAGGTCATTCTGCGGGAATTGCGGGTCGAATCTCTTCTGCGagaacaaggagaaggggcCGGGACTTGTGATCGTGACATCGGGTACGATGGATTTGGAGGATGGACAATCTTGGCAGCCGGTGATGGAGTTTTATTGCAAGGATAAGAAGACTTGGTTGGAGACGAACCTGGAGACGAAGAAGTTTGAAACTGTTCCGGCGGCGTTAGAAAATCTGTGA
- a CDS encoding uncharacterized protein (predicted protein) → MGLTKDTLDMVRTHVHVIIHAASSINLAKPLAGLFDVIIQASDMIGGFALSCPKLDWFVYVSTAYANGHLGPSGHTSDIEVDERIYDPGSSASVIEELSEVEKHGTSKVYEAHDFPWPYAYAKNLTERLLVRRFQDHRATNKLLMVRPSIIGPSQSVPYPGFCLPLSAPLLMFATGMALSTSRDMRIGTNLTDPDSQATLDGVPADVVADRLITHVAASTTGCIHAVSGERARYKTRDVWEQAMQFRPIPWDLKLVWDPNGWRSPNQHFLCRRYNLLGVSYAFSERRTVKLSNALSPEERKELQLFSRVKVSELLPKQVQHFRYIFDRTAPKDEKAWLATTTSDHRFGDHQRVIA, encoded by the exons ATGGGCCTAACGAAGGATACACTTGACATGGTGCGAACACATGTGCATGTAATTATTCATGCGGCATCTTCAATCAACCTTGCTAAACCTCTTGCCGGTCTGTTCGATGTCATCATTCAGGCCAGTGATATGATTGGTGGCTTTGCTCTCTCATGTCCAAAGCTTGACTGGTTTGTATATGTCTCCACAGCATACGCGAACGGTCACCTCGGCCCTTCAGGTCACACTAGTGACATTGAAGTCGATGAGAGAATATATGATCCGGGCAGCTCAGCGAGTGTCATAGAGGAATTATCCGAGGTTGAAAAACACGGCACTAGCAAGGTGTATGAGGCGCATGATTTCCCTTGGCCATACGCGTACGCTAAGAACTTGACTGAGCGACTCCTCGTTCGGCGCTTTCAAGACCATAGGGCGACGAACAAGTTGCTTATGGTTCGTCCATCGATTATCGGGCCTTCCCAAAGTGTACCATACCCCGGCTTTTGTCTCCCTCTATCCGCTCCATTGCTTATGTTCGCGACTGGGATGGCATTGAGCACGTCGCGGGATATGCGCATTGGAACAAACTTGACCGACCCTGACTCACAGGCAACCTTGGATGGAGTCCCTGCTGATGTCGTCGCCGACCGACTTATCACCCACGTTGCTGCCAGTACAACTGGCTGCATCCATGCTGTGAGCGGCGAGAGGGCAAGATATAAAACGCGCGACGTCTGGGAGCAAGCAATGCAATTCCGGCCGATCCCCTGGGATCTGAAACTGGTGTGGGATCCAAATGGTTGGCGGTCTCCGAATCAGCATTTTCTATGTCGTCGGTATAACCTACTTGGAGTCTCATATGCCTTCTCGGAAAGGCGAACTGTGAAATTATCAAACGCTCTCTCACCCGAAGAACGTAAAGAACTTCAGCTCTTCAGCCGAGTCAAAGTAAGCGAGCTCTTGCCGAAACAAGTGCAACACTTTCGCTATATTTTTGACCGCACGGCTCCAAAAGATGAAAAGGCGTGGCTAGCCACGACAACCTCTGACCACAGGTTTGGAGACCATCAAAGAGTCA TCGCATAG
- a CDS encoding SDR family oxidoreductase (flavonol reductase/cinnamoyl-CoA reductase) has protein sequence MSLPHHSTPLILITGATGFIGSQVVLVSLRAGYQVRLVIRKPEQEAVLRARYPNYNDQIEISIITDITVRDAFKPAFTGVDYVFHLASPMPGRGSDLQADYIDPAVKGTESVLFSALAFPQIRKVIIVSSVLALVPPTALQQKEVFVKGPHGHGLKYSASKICAHQATRDFLARQNPHFTIITLHPTFVLGESLIQETPEGIDGINALFWNSLRSEKPTMPNVWVDVRDVAEAHLQTLKTEIPSGTEFLLSAPAASWGEVSELVRRKFPFVGCKLEGPIEGGWTVDARTAERMLGMNWRRQDEIVEVMLEQQLRLREVEASL, from the exons ATGTCACTTCCCCATCACTCTACCCCTCTTATATTAATTACCGGGGCGACCGGGTTCATCGGCTCACAAGTCGTTCTCGTATCCCTGCGGGCGGGCTACCAGGTGCGACTAGTCATCCGCAAACCCGAGCAGGAAGCCGTTCTACGAGCCCGATACCCTAACTATAACGACCAAATCGAAATCTCAATCATTACAGATATCACTGTCCGAGACGCATTCAAGCCTGCTTTTACCGGCGTGGACTATGTTTTCCACTTGGCTTCCCCAATGCCAGGTCGCGGTTCTGACCTACAAGCAGACTATATCGACCCGGCCGTCAAAGGAACCGAATCCGTTCTCTTTTCTGCGCTAGCATTCCCTCAAATCAGGAAGGTGATCATTGTATCCTCGGTCCTGGCATTAGTGCCCCCTACTGCTCTGCAACAGAAGGAAGTATTCGTCAAAG GCCCCCATGGACACGGCTTGAAATACAGCGCCTCGAAGATTTGCGCCCACCAAGCCACGCGGGACTTCCTAGCCCGCCAGAATCCACACTTCACTATCATTACGCTCCATCCAACTTTTGTTCTTGGTGAGAGTCTCATCCAGGAAACACCAGAGGGGATAGACGGAATCAACGCGCTCTTCTGGAATAGTCTGCGTTCTGAGAAGCCGACAATGCCGAACGTGTGGGTGGATGTACGTGATGTGGCGGAAGCGCATCTTCAGACGCTTAAGACGGAGATTCCGTCTGGGACGGAATTTCTTTTGTCGGCGCCGGCGGCGTCATGGGGAGAAGTAAGCGAGTTGGTGAGGCGGAAGTTCCCTTTTGTTGGCTGTAAATTAGAGGGACCGATCGAAGGAGGGTGGACAGTTGATGCACGGACTGCGGAGAGGATGTTGGGAATGAATTGGAGGAGGCAAGATGAAATTGTCGAGGTGATGCTGGAGCAGCAGTTGAGGTTGAGAGAAGTTGAGGCTTCCTTGTAA
- a CDS encoding uncharacterized protein (predicted protein), giving the protein MTSDSLLQLFSNPDSIPSDPRWSHLLAPYLENGLIHAATYSLEEIRKHVDFFIKHIGPHLGPGPLGKDGYQPRYPSAMTDDLTPFELSLCWKDPKQQGRPIVRFVSDIIPADAERTRIASLLQSQRLIEALRNIAEDTSDLTLHMLPDIWKAVSHTLKVSETLIHSGSCSQCGSSSAFIAFDLKKSVISGKFYWRLPFCLDVPGTLNLMDHVFSACFAVHEFFGSAVFSTSWHQIREHIRNHADTLLPRMISIDATAFPAPRIKVYVNCRFQGERNFDSWEHHLRFNDSVASPEDFRSTCRDLWNSLTTNPPEWAQTRPDAGPKSCLLLYELTASSAKTTDEQRQKLSSKLYIMCQEIPLPDSVIATQLLRHCELAGDADTLKFFAAGRKPTNFISDLFLLSGPQSSP; this is encoded by the exons ATGACTTCTGACAGCCTGTTACAACTG TTCAGCAACCCAGATTCCATCCCATCTGACCCAAGATGGAGTCACCTTCTGGCACCGTATCTCGAGAACGGTCTGATTCATGCCGCGACGTATAGCCTGGAGGAAATCCGCAAGCATGTTGACTTTTTCATCAAGCATATTGGTCCTCATTTGGGCCCTGGTCCATTGGGAAAAGACGGCTACCAACCCCGGTATCCGTCGGCTATGACCGACGATTTGACGCCCTTTGAGCTCAGTCTGTGCTGGAAAGATCCAAAGCAACAGGGTAGGCCAATTGTTCGATTTGTCAGCGATATCATTCCTGCAGATGCGGAGAGAACTCGCATAGCGTCACTGCTGCAGTCGCAACGGTTGATTGAAGCTCTACGGAACATTGCTGAGGATACCTCCGATCTTACGCTGCATATGTTGCCAGATATTTGGAAGGCCGTCTCCCACACTTTGAAGGTTTCTGAAACGCTCATCCACTCTGGCAGTTGCTCTCAATGCGGCTCATCCTCTGCCTTTATCGCCTTCGACCTAAAGAAGTCTGTCATCAGCGGTAAATTCTACTGGCGCCTACCGTTTTGTCTCGATGTCCCTGGAACTCTAAACCTAATGGACCATGTGTTCAGTGCCTGCTTTGCGGTCCACGAATTCTTCGGCTCAGCTGTTTTCAGCACGTCATGGCACCAGATCCGCGAACACATTCGCAATCATGCCGACACTCTCTTACCGCGCATGATATCCATCGATGCGACGGCCTTTCCAGCCCCCAGAATCAAAGTCTACGTGAACTGTCGCTTCCAGGGCGAGCGCAACTTTGACTCATGGGAACATCATCTCCGCTTCAACGACTCGGTTGCCTCCCCGGAGGATTTCCGATCGACTTGTCGTGATCTCTGGAATTCGCTGACAACAAATCCACCAGAGTGGGCCCAGACGCGACCAGATGCAGGACCAAAATCTTGCCTGTTGCTCTACGAGCTGACTGCGTCTTCTGCTAAAACCACCGATGAACAACGCCAGAAGCTATCTAGCAAGCTGTACATCATGTGTCAGGAGATTCCACTCCCAGATTCGGTAATTGCGACACAGCTTCTTCGCCATTGTGAGCTGGCTGGAGATGCAGATACTCTCAA ATTCTTTGCCGCCGGAAGGAAACCCACTAATTTCATTTCCGA CCTATTTTTGCTCTCTGGCCCCCAATCGAGTCCTTAG
- a CDS encoding tautomerase family protein (predicted protein), with protein MPLWQIYHPPGTFTTSTEKEAFSKAITENYTSVGLPAFYVVVQFHELDPENVFVGGDQRSKTAKPFVRIVVAHIAIRLPDADESYARVTASIDRVLKPHVLDKGVLTNGN; from the exons ATGCCCCTCTGGCAAATATACCATCCCCCAGGGACCTTTACCACTTCAACGGAAAAGGAAGCCTTTTCCAAAGCCATTACGGAAAACTACACATCCGTCGGCCTCCCCGCCTTCTATGTTGTTGTCCAATTCCACGAACTGGACCCTGAAAACGTCTTCGTGGGCGGCGATCAACGGTCCAAAACAGCCAAGCCCTTCGTCCGGATAGTCGTCGCCCACATCGCCATCCGTCTGCCAGACGCCGACGAATCATACGCCCGGGTCACCGCCAGTATCGACCGGGTGCTGAAGCCCCATGTACTGGACAAAGG CGTGTTGACTAACGGCAATTAA
- a CDS encoding aromatic alcohol reductase (predicted protein) has product MRTLCPGRGLTQILLYIHNPNMSSIKKILVLGAGELGTQVLLSLAQHSRLNTIVVSVLLRPPSIASTQPQKVRELSLLREHNIQLVPGDLVADSQESLAQTFRGYDTIIGCAGFVAGRGTQSKVTQAVLAAEVPRYIPWQFGVDYDIIGRGSAQDLFDEQLDVRDLLRSQTKTRWKIISTGMFISFLFEPSFGVVDMENSSICALGGWDTKVTVTAPEDIGKLTAEIVLGLEPDVAFDNRPTFVAGDTISYAELLRIVEDVTGRTFTKSVRTVEAAKADLAKEPDNSLYKYQVVFGEGRGVAWDLSTTWNHESGVNVLSVKEYASRYLV; this is encoded by the coding sequence ATGCGAACGCTGTGTCCAGGACGAGGACTTACCCAGATACTGCTGTACATCCATAACCCGAACATGTCATCAATCAAGAAAATTCTCGTTCTCGGGGCTGGAGAACTAGGCACGCAAGTACTACTATCCCTCGCCCAGCATTCTCGCTTGAATACCATTGTTGTTTCCGTCCTCTTACGACCTCCCAGCATCGCGTCCACGCAACCACAAAAGGTACGGGAGCTCTCGCTACTGCGCGAACACAACATCCAGCTTGTTCCAGGTGACCTCGTCGCGGACTCCCAGGAATCACTGGCCCAAACCTTCCGCGGATACGACACAATCATCGGCTGTGCAGGTTTTGTTGCCGGTCGTGGAACACAAAGCAAAGTAACGCAGGCTGTACTCGCCGCTGAAGTCCCTCGCTATATCCCTTGGCAGTTTGGTGTGGATTATGACATTATTGGACGAGGATCCGCGCAGGATCTCTTCGATGAGCAGCTTGATGTTCGCGACCTCCTTCGCTCTCAGACAAAGACCCGGTGGAAAATTATTTCCACGGGCATGTTTATCAGCTTTCTCTTTGAACCCTCCTTCGGTGTAGTCGATATGGAAAATAGCTCGATCTGCGCCTTGGGCGGCTGGGACACGAAGGTTACTGTGACGGCACCCGAGGACATTGGAAAGCTCACCGCGGAAATTGTTCTCGGCCTGGAACCAGATGTAGCATTCGATAACCGACCAACTTTCGTTGCGGGCGACACGATTAGCTATGCGGAACTGTTGCGCATAGTGGAGGATGTCACAGGAAGGACTTTCACAAAGAGTGTACGAACAGTTGAGGCTGCAAAGGCCGATCTAGCAAAGGAACCGGATAATTCGCTGTATAAATATCAAGTGGTCTTTGGGGAGGGTCGTGGTGTTGCATGGGATTTGTCTACAACGTGGAACCATGAATCCGGAGTCAATGTTTTGTCAGTGAAGGAGTATGCAAGCCGGTACCTGGTTTAG
- a CDS encoding cytochrome P450 (cytochrome P450 CYP4/CYP19/CYP26 subfamilies) gives MELLPKLVILLLAALGIASVSIRRFLNRRQFARRCGCQPVARSFSKDPFLGLDTIPGTIRAIRQHRVLGRSCEIFRAYGNTFTVKELHQSAIVTIEPENIQAVLSLNFKDYTLRHRLELFMPLLGRGIFNTDGQHWASSRALIRPSFAREQVANLSLLERLMQDLFVLLPRDSTTVDLQELFFRYTIDSATDLLFGQSVGALKKSQSGLAFADALQYALKAIPVRDMLGPLNAVYRDRKTDECNRICRDFVQQYVEEAVYAAGPKKEEKESRTTETKRRYILSHELASRTSDKQRMVDELINVLLAGRDTTGSLLGNLFFMLAKNPVIWAKLRAEVAVLQNRPPTYEELRGLRYVQCCVNESLRLHPVVPTNKRKAMRDTVLPRGGGNDGLSPVFVPAGTLVGYNIYAMHRRTDFYGPDAKEFRPERWEDGKLQPRWGYLPFNGGPRICLGQRYALTEASYVLVRMAQEFRGLESRDPGSWEEGLVLTVCPRNGTKVGLIP, from the exons ATGGAACTCCTTCCAAAACTCGTAATCCTCCTGCTTGCTGCACTGGGGATTGCAAGTGTATCCATCCGGCGCTTCCTCAACCGGCGCCAGTTCGCACGCCGCTGCGGCTGTCAACCAGTCGCGAGATCTTTCAGCAAGGATCCTTTCCTAGGCCTTGATACCATCCCCGGGACAATCCGCGCGATCAGGCAGCATCGGGTTCTCGGGAGAAGTTGTGAGATATTTCGCGCATACGGCAACACTTTCACAGTCAAAGAGCTGCATCAAAGTGCCATCGTGACTATTGAGCCTGAAAATATCCAAGCAGTCTTATCGCTGAACTTCAAGGACTATACCCTCAGACACCGTCTCGAGCTATTTATGCCGCTATTAGGCAGAGGCATCTTCAATACCGATGGCCAACATTGGGCCTCGTCGCGCGCGCTGATCCGGCCGAGTTTCGCCCGTGAGCAGGTAGCCAACCTAAGCCTGTTAGAGAGGTTGATGCAGGATCTCTTTGTGTTGCTTCCACGGGATAGTACAACAGTGGACTTACAGGAACTGTTCTTCCGGTACACGATTGATTCCGCGACGGATCTTTTGTTTGGACAGTCTGTTGGcgcattgaagaagagtcaGTCTGGACTCGCGTTCGCAGATGCTTTACAGTATGCCCTTAAAGCTATTCCTGTACGAGACATGCTGGGCCCGTTGAATGCAGTCTACCGTGATCGAAAGACTGACGAGTGTAATCGAATCTGCCGAGATTTTGTACAGCAGTATGTTGAAGAGGCTGTCTATGCTGCTggaccaaagaaagaagaaaaagaaagcagaacGACGGAGACGAAGCGAAGATATATTTTATCGCATGAGCTGGCGTCACGGACATCCGATAAGCAGCGTATGGTAGATGAGTTGATAAATGTGCTCCTGGCCGGCCGTGATACAACAGGAAGTCTGCTAGGGAATCTGTTCTTTATGCTAGCGAAGAATCCCGTGATTTGGGCGAAGCTGCGCGCAGAAGTTGCTGTCCTGCAGAATCGGCCACCGACATATGAGGAACTTCGCGGGCTGCGGTATGTTCAGTGCTGTGTGAATGAAT CCCTCCGTCTTCACCCCGTTGTGCCTACCAATAAACGCAAAGCAATGCGAGACACAGTCCTCCCACGGGGCGGAGGTAACGACGGCCTTTCGCCCGTTTTCGTCCCAGCAGGAACCCTTGTCGGCTATAACATCTACGCGATGCATCGCCGAACCGACTTCTATGGACCCGATGCAAAAGAATTTCGCCCAGAGCGCTGGGAGGACGGTAAGCTGCAACCGCGCTGGGGATATTTGCCGTTCAATGGCGGGCCGCGGATCTGTCTTGGCCAGCGCTATGCATTGACCGAAGCGAGCTACGTTCTTGTCCGGATGGCGCAGGAGTTCCGCGGGCTGGAGAGTCGGGATCCGGGGTCTTGGGAAGAAGGCCTGGTTTTGACGGTTTGCCCGAGGAATGGGACTAAAGTTGGGCTTATTCCTTGA
- a CDS encoding uncharacterized protein (predicted protein), whose protein sequence is MPTTRYFDQCPPFPSDLHIVPLPKVSLEGLQNGSEHESQLLFQACQEWGFFSLDLRQSDKGNELLGDAERMFDLTRETFDLDQSVLDNYAYTPPHDLTGMWSLISITDIILTCLDHQLGLTPGTLSALSPLEQISETSVRLLLGQSQSSPKYDNITLGGHTDIGSITLLFNVVGGLQILPADRENKLENWLYVKPEPGHALVNIGDTLVEWTGGLLRSSLHRVLTAPGEQALVGRQSVAYLMRPRNSASMQRLKGGIIPPVEEGQDDETRSVNEWAGWRARQIMLGQLKPQTRGGKSVVTPA, encoded by the exons ATGCCGACAACCAGATATTTTGACCAATGCCCTCCATTCCCATCCGATCTTCATATTGTGCCCTTGCCAAAGGTGTCTCTGGAAGGCCTTCAGAATGGAAGCGAGCACGAGAGCCAACTCTTATTCCAAGCCTGTCAGGAATGGGGATTTTTCTCGCTAGATCTGCGCCAGTCGGACAAAGGCAATGAGCTCCTAGGGGACGCGGAGCGAATGTTCGATCTTACAAGGGAAACCTTCGACCTCGACCAGTCGGTTCTTGATAACTATGCCTACACGCCGCCTCATGACCTAACCGG GATGTGGAGTCTCATTTCCATAACAGATATCATATTAACTTGTCTTGACCATCAACTGGGGCTTACACCTGGAACCCTCAGTGCACTCAGTCCCTTAGAACAAATCTCTGAGACATCGGTCCGATTACTACTGGGTCAGTCCCAATCTAGCCCTAAGTACGATAATATCACTCTCGGTGGGCATACTGATATTGGCTCCATCACGCTGCTATTCAATGTGGTTGGTGGACTACAGATCCTCCCGGCAGACCGTGAAAACAAGCTAGAAAACTGGCTGTATGTGAAGCCGGAACCGGGGCATGCGCTGGTGAACATCGGCGATACCCTTGTTGAGTGGACAGGTGGACTTCTGCGAAGCTCCTTGCATCGTGTTTTAACGGCCCCGGGGGAGCAGGCGCTGGTGGGCCGTCAAAGCGTGGCCTATTTGATGCGCCCACGGAACAGTGCCTCCATGCAGAGACTGAAGGGCGGCATTATTCCACCAGTGGAGGAGggtcaggatgatgagaCACGCTCGGTCAATGAATGGGCTGGATGGCGCGCTAGGCAGATCATGCTTGGCCAGCTTAAGCCACAGACAAGGGGCGGGAAGTCGGTGGTAACACCGGCGTAG
- a CDS encoding uncharacterized protein (predicted protein) → MKISVALGLISLALAVPRPPSPALSDTGVSNYNNVNNAAPPNQRPASPAQSNTQPATPNPVPANIEGLDTSYSVKCGRSTFPGADIHRAISLGVDLDRNGKQLGTFPHDYTNYENFNFLNKECNGKGGLRRREIPIVRGGYFNGKLDAKDNVFRAIYLHNIWETADGQGKVPAIYCGTIYHPKGAQTFQGCDVRKVKS, encoded by the exons ATGAAGATCAGCGTCGCTCTCGGCCTCATCTCACTGGCACTAGCAGTGCCTCGCCCTCCGAGCCCAGCTCTCAGTGATACAGGCGTTAGCAACTACAACAACGTTAACAATGCTGCACCTCCCAATCAACGTCCCGCGAGTCCCGCGCAGAGTAACACGCAACCTGCTACCCCGAACCCCGTCCCCGCCAACATCGAAGGTCTCGATACCTCATACAGCGTGAAATGCG GAAGATCCACATTCCCGGGAGCAGACATCCACCGCGCAATATCCCTAGGTGTCGATCTAGACCGCAATGGCAAGCAACTCGGCA CATTTCCCCATGATTACACCAATTACGAAAACTTCAATTTCCTGAACAAAGAATGCAATGGCAAAGGTGGGCTCCGCCGGAGAGAGATCCCCATTGTTAGAGGTGGGTATTTTAATGGAAAACTGGATGCAAAGGACAACGTGTTCCGAGCTATTTATTTACATAATATTTGGGAGACGGCTGATGGGCAAGGGAAAGTGCCTGCTATATATTGTGGTACCATCTATCATCCGAAGGGAGCTCAAACGTTTCAGGGGTGTGATGTTAGGAAGGTGAAGTCATAG
- a CDS encoding lysozyme (predicted protein): MKFSIAAIALFTLSAVALPATVVRRGASAATVSLIGEVEGFRADFYDMMGHKTIGYGHDCVAKQDCDSIKAPISNAQGDEILQKDLAGFEQCVCALPNAKALNANQYGALVSYAFNTGCGGLQQAWTAAMTSKNFDSICADLPHTNTLNGVLDNRRKKEAALCSTPTTQMCGC, encoded by the exons atgaagttctccaTCGCTGCAATTGCTCTCTTCACCCTCAGCGCTGTTGCGCTTCCAGCAACAGTTGTTCGCCGTGGCGCCAGCGCTGCTACCGTCAGTCTCATCGGTGAAGTTGAGGGCTTCCGCGCCGACTTCTACGATATGATGGGCCACAAGACCATTG GCTACGGTCACGATTGTGTCGCGAAACAGGACTGCGACAGCATCAAGGCGCCGATCAGCAATGCTCAAGGTGATGAGATCTTACAAAAGGATCTGGCCGGCTTTGAGCAGTGTGTATGCGCACTGCCAAATGCCAAGGCTCTCAACGCCAATCAGTATGGCGCCCTTGTCAGCTATGCGTTTAACACTGGCTGTGGTGGTTTGCAGCAGGCGTGGACCGCAGCGATGACAAGCAAGAATTTCGACAGCATCTGCGCGGATCTCCCTCATACCAATACCCTCAATGGAGTCTTGGACAACCGTCGTAAGAAGGAGGCTGCGTTATGCTCCACTCCTACCACGCAGATGTGTGGATGCTAG
- a CDS encoding uncharacterized protein (predicted protein), translating to MAETLPTSLSTALDISPSGDQFSMELPTDIAFGAGEFGLIHAFRVVKVKDLGYRTNKRTSPVSCGGYVASLMAKYAVVHASKHETLRTQTDVRTSLVQFYRPIIASKPVQMQLREVSLGKAWSTLRVETSQFGKIAASADLWWGTLVN from the coding sequence ATGGCAGAGACACTACCAACCAGCCTGTCCACCGCATTGGACATCTCTCCTTCCGGCGACCAGTTTTCTATGGAGCTTCCAACGGATATTGCATTTGGAGCAGGTGAGTTCGGCCTTATCCACGCCTTCCGTGTTGTCAAGGTGAAAGATCTAGGCTACAGGACTAACAAAAGAACGTCCCCAGTCAGCTGTGGGGGTTATGTAGCCAGTTTGATGGCAAAATATGCCGTCGTTCATGCTTCGAAGCATGAGACGCTACGAACGCAAACGGATGTTCGGACATCGCTGGTTCAGTTCTATCGTCCGATCATTGCGTCAAAGCCAGTCCAAATGCAGTTACGCGAAGTGAGCCTCGGTAAAGCATGGTCCACACTACGCGTTGAGACGTCCCAATTTGGCAAGATTGCAGCATCTGCAGATCTATGGTGGGGGACCCTAGTCAATTAA